Below is a window of Nicotiana tabacum cultivar K326 chromosome 19, ASM71507v2, whole genome shotgun sequence DNA.
GTTTTATCAGCTGATGAGATGGGTATGAAATGGGGGTGGTATGAGGGATTAGATTGTTCATCGTCTATACATAATTTTTGGAGGAAGGATGTTTCAAAATCAGTGGGGATTGTGGGTGGCAGTGGGGATAGAGTGTCTCGAAAATTTACCTTGTCATAATGAGGTTCTTCACCTTAGGTAGGCAAATCTTTAGGTTTGTGTTTGCTACGATGTAGTTGATCATTTTCTTGATTAGTTAGTTCAGTGTACGTTGCTGGGTTCATCATTGGTTGAATGGGCGGTGAAGATGTTTGTTGTTATTAATGAGCTTTTTGCTTTCTCTCACTACTGTTTTTAGAGAGACTCTTTATTCTTGTATAACAAAGACTCCGATTACTTTCCTCTTTAGAATATATAATGGCGACTTTTTTCGGATGATGTTTTTACTTGCTTTTATAGGAATAGGTTACAACTGACCTTTTAGATTTACAGGTTTAGCTCGATACTGATTGTCATCTTAAATAATTGCAACGTTATAATACTTCTTATCTTATTTTACATAacaaaattatataaattatattatttccATAATCAAAGAATTGTTATCAATATCAATTCAAAATGGCCAAATTGACTATTGTTCCCCTAAGTTTTTACTTGAGAACGAGTAATTCACTTTTTGTGTAGTAAGGAgaattaaggggtcgtttggccatacaaaaaaattcactttttttatataaaaaaattcacttttttttagAAATCAGCGTTTGGtcatgaaaattttaattttcacttgaagatgaatttcgaattttttcgaaaatttgaaaaactccacaaagctgttttttaaaattttcacttcaaataactcacaaaattcaaaaatagcccaaaattgtattcatgtccaaacacaactctaactTTCAAATATTGTTTTCACTTGgaaaaaaattttactttttccggaattttacaattcttatgtccaaacgcccagtAAAATCTCGTATATTACACTTTGTGAATGTTCAAAAAATTCTTTAAAAGATACGACTAGGGGTGCTTATCGGGCAGATTGGGCGGATTATTATACTTAACTGttcggcttatcggttatcggattataaatatagtaatgtgctagccatccaataagacaacaGACGGATTAGTATCAGATTAATaattatcgggcggtttatcggctaAATCAAATAGAAAAGTTTTGAACCCTAATTCTTTTGGTTGCATAGCTAAGAATATTTTTCTGTAATTTGTCAGATTTAATTACTACTGCTATGTTAAAAAGCACTAAAAGGAAGTGTCTTTTATCCCTTACTCTTCGGGACAACCGTACAATCAAGGCATGTGTATACCAAcaacagaaaaagaaagaagagatgcACGCAACTTCTTAACATATTTCATTTTGGGTACACGCTTTTCAATATATTGTAAACAAAACATGTTTTGACTGCAAAAGAAAGGGGAAACAATAGTTGGGAATTCAAGAAAGAGTGTCTTGAAGTTTCCAAAGAGTACTTTAGGGtttcaaaaattactttatatacatacggataaaaatataaatataatttttttaacgggttaacggtttatccgataagaaaattgagtaatcagCCCCCAAATCGTTAAATCGTATTATAAATTTCAATTCGTTCACCAGCCGTTACTCCGATAATTTGATACAAATAagttaataaattattttttcgaTTCAGTTAACGAGTACAGTTCGATTTTGAACATTCTTAGATACGATGTACTAATAAAAAGGGGATGAAGCGAAATGAAAACGAGTAAAAGAAGACGCAAGTGGGCCACACTTTGACCAGCAGCCAAAATTGGAATTGGAAATTGGTTCAAAGGTGAAACTGGGATCAGGGATTGAATCTGAATCgtggatttatttatttattgcaaTTGGATTGGTCCAGCAGAATATTACAGCCAGCCAGTCGCCAACCCACAGTTTGGTATAGGAATCTGATAAGAGCCACAAATGGGTTATATATGCAATTAATAACAGACAAGTATTATTGGGCCATAGCTTCTGCCCATTCCTCTTCCTTCTTTTCATAACTCAAATCGTTTTTGGTTTCTTCTTGGATTCGGTTTAATAATCCTTTTCTGGTTTCCATACGGTATTCGGTACTTATATTAAGACTCGACTAGCTTAAAATTCGCATCGAAAAGTCTTTACTTGAAGTTAAAAGGTTTTGTCACAAAAATAACTATATATTCAAGACTCAAATCTGAGACTGTTTTAGCAAAAATTGCGAATAATAggtaaaataatagtaataattaaACATTAGAAATGCACCATTTATTATTTCCTAATCACGTATTTTCAAAAGTtatacaacaaaaataacaaattgCGAGTATTCTATTGTATGTTACTGTAGCACATTAGTAGGCGTTCCTAACTTGTTGTAACTAGTAGGCATTTAGCATGCATGTAGATGTAGGGATCAAATTTTTGATTAAATAAAAATAGCGTAAACATATTTATTGTCCACTGACTAGAACTTCCTAATTGATTTGTTGCtcttgatctcaaattttgctaATATTTGAGTAGCGATATCCAGAAGATAATATCATATTTCTATAAAGTAGCGCAAACATATTTGTTCCtctaatattattaaaaaaaaatattataaatatccATAAAATTGATAAGATGGGGTATTATCTTTGTCTCTCCAAATATAGAGTTgcaaaaacttttctaaaatttGCATTTCAGAGTTTCTTCGACATTATTTCCTCGCTATGCCTATATGTATTTATAATCACTCCTAATTCAAATATTTTGTATGCAAACTCATTTATCCACATGCCTAATTTTTAATTGTAGTTTTTAATACTAGAATATTATGGGGATCCATGCTTGTAATCGTGCTGAAGCATGACCCATACCAATATATTCAACAATCGTCACTATTCATGCCAATACATATTAAATTAGTTGTCACAACACCGTATAATTTATGGGTTCGGATGAACCAGTCActtttacttaaatattttatttatacttgaaaatttatatataaatatttaattgcgaATCCAATAACTAAAACGAATTATAAATTTTATGACTTATTCAGAACCAATAaactttaaattttgaattttgctCTGTCACAACATAATACGATGAACCAAGGGTTATCCATACAATACTTTTTGACAGGAATATGAACCACATTAGTTAACTTtattatcaacaacaaaaaaCGGCATGctgttaaaaaaataaagaaacatttGTTGGTTCAATGGGGATATAATATTCCACTTGTGGGCAGCTATATAGTAGATTCCTATTAGTCAGTGAGAAATAGGACATCACCAGCAAAGTACCATAGCATTTAATTCTTCCAACCTTCCTATTTCCTAAACCTTTCTGAAATCTTATTGTTTTCGTTCAAACAACATTAATGGCTTCTATCAACATTTCTCTCTCTTCAACATGTTTATCTCGTTCCGAGTAAGTTTTTCTTTGCTTATTTTCCAAGAATTGTGTTTTTGCAACTGAGCTGTATTTCTAATTTGATTTTGGGGTTTTGTAGTCCTTCTACCGGATTCATTCTCTTTTTTGGGCATGTTTAATTTGGATCAGTTTGAGGACTTTGTTCTTATTATGTGAATACACTGTGGATTCAGCATCTTTTGTTTGTGCAAGTTATGCTGTTGTTTTTGTTCAACTTTAGAGAGTTATCTGCATCAATTAGTTATACAATTTTAATGCTTTTAAAGTCTCCTTATATTTGCCTTTGTCATGGAATTTTTTATGCCTTTTTGTTTAGTAAGGATTGAGGCTTAATAGTAGCACCTGAAGCAAGATTTAAAACTTTCCTGCAAAAAAGGGGGTTTATTAAGTTTTTATATGCTTTTATGTTTTTGGGCTTATATGGGGAGAAGGAGTAACAGAACTCTTGAAGGTGTCAAGAGTCCACAGTCGCTTTTGCATAGATGATTGTTAGATTTTTAGGAGATTTAATATGTACCAGTATCAGAAAACTTATGTACAGACGATAACAATtggtgtatgttgatgatgtcTTTTGTTTAGAAAAAAGGTTTAGTTTTGTTGCTACTTCTGATCTTACTTTAAGCAAATAGATTTTGGATAGCACAGAGAAGATGCTAAGCAGGAAAATGGATATGTAAAATTTATTCAGGTGTAGCATATTTAGCAATGCAAAAACTTACTAAGATCAGTTATTGGCATCAGCTTAGTTTATAATGTTCAAATCTTTCATGTGGTTCAGCATTCAACATTCACCCGTTTAAATATCGATTTTTCATCTACCTGATTTGCTCACTTTTTTTGTAGAGCATTAAAGAACTTCAAGTTGTTCAATGGACTGCACTCTGGAGATGTATATTCTGTTAATGGGGTCTCTTCAGAGTCATTCATACGGCTTAATGCTAGAGCACACTTTACCATCAAGAATGATTTTAAGATTAAATCTACATTCTTATCGAGTGAAGGAGACGCCCTTTCTCAATCCAGGGGTGACAGTTCTCTGTTCAGTAGTCTATTTACTGGAACTGAGACTCAACCTGATGCTGTAGCCTTTGGAACGCTAGCAGCAGATGTTGTTCCCACAACAAATGGCTTTCCTTTAGATAATGATGAATTCGATTTGGATCGGCCGACACAAGGTTTCTCATCTGTTCCTGAGGCCATCGAAGACGTTCGCCAAGGAAAAGTAGGTTCTTAAacttatcaaaaagaaaaaaagatggttcttaaaattcatcaaaaGCTTGTCTCTCATGTTATGTAAACTAAGTCAATCCATTTTGCAGATGGTGCTAGTTGTAGATGATGAAGACAGAGAAAATGAAGGGGATTTAGTAATGGCTGCATCCAAAGCTACACCAGAAGCTATGGCTTTCTTTGTGAGGCATGGAACAGGGATAGTGTGTGTGAGCATGTTAGAGGAAGACTTGGAGAGGTTACAGCTTCCTCTGATGGTAAACGATAAAAAGAATGAGGAGAAACTTTGTACAGCATTTACAGTCTCAGTGGTATGTATTAACTTAATCACTCACCTTTGCATGTCTCTTTGTTGGAGGAGGAAAATTTACTTGCTTATTGGCAGGCTAGTTCTCATTTCAGAATCTGGATTAACATTTCCAAACCTCCCTGATACATAAGTTGTTTGATTTCTAAAGCATACGAcccaaagaaagaaagaaagatgttATGAATTTTCTGCTATGAATTTGTTACAAGAGTTAAAAAAATGCTTATTAGTATTATTTGTGGGCAGTCTGTAGATAGAAAGAATACTACCTTAGTGCAACACCATAATTGCTGGGATACATAAGATATGTAATTAGCACCTCATTAGCAAGTATTCGTGGTGACCTCAAGCTGACTTCGACACTTCGtgaattcagaaaatgaaaaagtAAATATGTGCAAAGAAACTTATCAAATGTGTTCCCTATTTTAACATATCAAATGAATCACAGTGGATTTGTTCTGTTTTGAGAGATGAGGAGAACAGAAATTCTAAAATTTACGTTTAACTTGTATATGCAAGCATGCCTTCTTTGCTTACCACTTTCCTAAATGCATTAACTTTAACTCCCAGTCAATGCCGGAATACTGTGTTTCCCCAGGGGATATTTTAAGGATATGGTCTTGCAATTCTTGCAGCTGTGTGGAGTACAACTATCTTTGTCTTCTCTGTTTTACTTCTACATTTGCTAATGGTAAACATGTAAACCAACATACTTAAGGCTCATTTATTACAAACATTTACTGCTAGCATTTAATTTCTTACTGGGATTCTGAGTCAAAAAACTTTTTGAGAATTATTCCTCGTGTGTGCTTCCTCTTGCTGCTGGTTGTCCTTTTAGCACCCTAGTCTAGTAGTATCCTCTTAAATTGATACTTATGGAGTATTGATGGTAAAACAATCACACAGGATGCAAAACATGGAACAACTACAGGGGTGTCTGCTCAAGATAGAGCAACGACAGTACTGGCACTTGCATCCGGAGATTCGAAGCCTGAGGATTTCAACCGACCAGGTCATATTTTTCCTTTGAAATACAGGCCAGGTGGGGTTCTAAAACGAGCTGGACATACTGAAGCTTCTGTGGATCTAGCCATGTTAGCTGGCTTAGACCCCGTTGGAGTAATATGCGAAATTGTGGATGAAGATGGTTCCATGGCCAGATTGCCTAAGCTTCGTCAATTTGCAAAAGAACATAACTTGAAGATCATATCAGTTGCTGATTTAATCAGGTAGTTAGCAGATCTCCTTCTGATTTCATTAGGAATCGTTGTTTCTGAATAATTCCTTGGTGCTTTATTGTTTTGTCCTTCTGTAACTTGATGACTAGATACTTCTGATGGTTCTGAAGTGAgaagcttctttttatttttactttggatctattttctttttagcttCATCTTTCTTTCATCCTAACTGCATAAGAAATTATGCAAAAGTTCATGCCCCTTATCCCTTGAGAGAAACCAAGAGCTGTGTTAAAGTTCTATTTTGATGGCCAGGAGCTCCAAGCTGTAATAGCTTCCTAATTATGAATCCACATTGTGTTTCTAACTAAACAACTTCTAAAAATGTTCTTTTTCCCTGCTTTTACATCAGTCAGTTCCCCTTTAAGTCGATAGTTCTCTATGTTGAATAAGAAGtctacttttgatttttttctcttttggtcTGCATTTAGCTGCACTAATATCTTAAAATTTGTTAGATGTGACTTTCGTTGTCCTTGCTTTGTCCAGCAAGCCAGTTTGCTTGAAAGCAAGCATTCTTTTAGCCCCTCTTCCACTTGTTTCTACTAcattaaatttttggtatatcaTCTGACAAGAACTTCCTTTTATACAGATATAGGAGGAAAAGAGATCAGTTGGTAGAGCATGCTTCTGCTGCAAGATTACCTACTATGTGGGGCCCATTCACTGCCCATTGCTTCAAGTCAATAATAGATGGAATTGAGCACATTGCTATGGTTAAGGTGAGCACCTTTGGGGATATTCTCTCATCTATCTTCAGCAGTAATCACAAAACTAGGTATATCTAGTAGAAACATGAGGTTCCATCTTTTTTCTTAATTGTAAAGGGGAAGAGCACGTGTGCTATTGTATCTTACACCATCTTACAGTTTGGCATCCTTGTAGCAAATTTATATTAATGCAAACTATGGTAATATCTAATTGGCAAAGTTCGTTTCGTGTTTGGGACTGATTTTGGACGAGTTTGTGGAATGAACAGGGAGATATTGGAGACGGCCAAGATATTCTTGTCCGCGTACACTCAGAGTGCCTCACAGGAGATATATTCGGTTCAGCCAGATGTGACTGTGGGAACCAGCTGGCGCTTGCAATGCAACAAATTGAGGCTGCTGGCAGGGGGGTTTTGGTTTACCTCCGTGGTCATGAGGGTAGAGGAATTGGTTTGGGTCACAAACTTCGCGCTTATAATTTACAAGATGCTGGACGTGATACTGTCGAAGCAAATGAAGAGCTTGGTTTGCCCGTTGATTCAAGAGAGTATGGGATTGGTGCGCAGGTACTTactttctataaaaaaaaaaatctggtGTACATATGAGCTCTTTCTGCATCATGCTGTAAATTGTATGTAAATCTACGTATCATATAGCAAAGCTAAACTTGTATCCTTCTGCAGATGTTGAGGGATCTTGGTGTTCGAACCATGAAGTTGATGACAAACAATCCTGCAAAATATAGAGGGCTTAAGGGTTATGGTTTGGCAATTTCTGGTAGGGTCCCACTTCTGTGTCCCAttacaaaagaaaacaagaaatatcTGGAAACAAAACGTGCTAAAATGGGCCATGTATATGGGTTGGACCTTATTCGCCCTGCAaccagcaccagcaccagcacATCAAATGGTAAACCAAGCGCGGAGAATATTTCTACTATATAGAATTCATAACATATTAATGTTTCTAGGCTTGGGAACTGATAAGATGTTCTTGTTGGTGAACAACTTGCTGGAGACATAGCAATCACCTGGATGCAAACTCGGGATACCATAACAAATAATTCATATCTTAGTCATAGTTTTATTGCTGCTTGTAATGGAATAATGATTTCTTGGTGAAGATTATGTATATGGACATTCTTCTTGTCCTTAAATGTATATTAGCATTGATAAGAAAGTAACGCGATTCACTTTGTCCTTGGTCCCATCTCAAGGGTTAGTGAAAAGGAGGAAAAAGACATTGAAAGAGAGTGTATTTCTTGCATTGCTGAATGTATTTGGAATCTTGCTATAGGCTGTAACGCTTGGTAGCAACTTGATGTTAATGAGTCATTGTTGGCAATTTAAACATGATGGATGTTGGTTTGATTCCTTTTACTGATAATAAGTAGTTAGCTGAACCTTAAAGTTGCCCAAAGATGATGCAGCAGCATATTggtattttgaaaattaaaagGTGTTCGTAAATAGGCTTAAGTGGAGAATTTTTTCACTTTcaaggtgtgtttggtatgacggaAATGTTCCCATTTTTTGctgtttggttgcacaaaatagtttggaaaatatttttctgaaattggagaaaaatgacTTTCCTAGAAAAAGTTaggaaaacatttttcaaaaactcCACTTACCCTCACATCTAACCCCCAACCCCCTTCACCTCTCTCCAAAaaggttttttctttttctttttttttcagatttcagttttggtttttttatttttcagtttacaggttcgaaattttacGAGTTTCAAAGCTATAAgctcggaggtttatgtgtttggaagtttgcgGGTTTAAAAATTATAGAGTTTACGTGTTCGAAAGTTTAGGGGTTCGGAAGTTTATGGAATTTGTGGGTGCGAAAGGTTGTTAGTTCGAAAGTTTATggtttcatgtttattgtatctaaattatttatgaatactcttgagaagttattttccttaatttgcgtaccaaacaccgaaaaatgagtaaaattactacttgttttccacggaaaatatttttcattataccaaacacaccctcaGTTTAAAGAgcactttttctttttgttgccaagaattgatcaTCCATATATGTGCCAGAGGGGCATATGACTAGggtagcccggtgcactaagtttTCGcgatgcgcggggtccggggaagggccgacCCATAAGGgtttattgtacgcagccttaccctgcatttatgcaagaggctgtttctacggattgaacccgtgacctcctggtcacatgacagcaactttaccagttccGCCAAGGCTCCGCTTCAGAGGGGCATATGACTAGCCAGAAGAAAAGACAAAATAAGGGAAAtggaaaagggtcaaatatacccctctactttcataTATTGTCTATATTTAACCTCTGTTATACTATCAaaccaaatttacccctaccgttatactatcgggccaaatttacccctacaattagcaaacttttaaaaataccccttgatttgttaaataatccaaaatctcccaaattccttttatttaaattacttgttgttctttttggtccattatttttgaaataattggcATTTACCTGCTTTCTGAATTAGAGaaaacaaaataagagaaaataatattaaataatagaaccgaataaacaaagtatagtaaattgaaaaatctaaattaggtaacttttctaaattctaaaagtatttGCAACATCCAAATTTTAATGAATTCGTTGCACCAAATGTATGGAGACTTTGCAATTATTAgtgattgaagttgaagttcctCGAAGACTTTACATTGTCTAATTCAACTTTATTTTAGTTAAATGCCTACACATTTTGTactcttaagttagtcgatcgaactctatactaaccagacaatgacaaaatatatttgaatatacatgtacatacatgATGATCAGTTACGCGTAATACACAATAAATAGATCCACTAAATTCTACGGTATGTAAatgattgaaaaataaataaaattttaaaccaatttTATTTATTACAAAAAGAGAAATGGGTGCATTGATAATAAAAGGAAttatgaataatttgtatagtctattaactttagcattcacatcaatagtaatttttgaaattaaaatagtggaccaagaagaacaacaagtaatttaaataaaaggaatttggaagattttggattacttaacagatcaagggttatttttaaaagtttgctgagTGTAGGGATAAATTTAACCCGATAATATAACGATAAGAGTAAATTTGATCCGATAATATAACATGAGTTAAATTAAGATAGAAGGgtatatttggccattttccCTAAGTAAAAAGAAATGAGACACAAAGGGGACTTTCTTTAAAAGTTGGTCATTGGTTAGAATTGGATGCCACAAATTGGAAGTGGTCTAATCCTTTCACATCAAGAAACCTTACGCGGGGAAAAATACTTATTTATGTCATCAAAGTTCAAACCATAAATTAGCGTGAGAGTATATATCGTTTAACGGTTAAATGATAACGTTTAATTAATCATGGTTAAAATTTCATTGCACAGAATACGAGTATGTTTTTTCCCCCCTTTTGTTACCTTTTGTGATAACGCTGATACCTTTCCATGCGTTTGATGGAAGTCATGTCCGAGCAAGCACCAACATAGTCTCCATCTCTATTTGCACTTTGCAAATATAATAGTCAAGGGagtgagccgagagtctatcggaaatagtcttTCTATCCCAGAGTAGggataagatctgcgtacacactatcctccccagacaccactagtgagattatactgagttgttgttgttgtaaatatAAAAGTCAAGTTTACTTATCAAAATGAAGTCACATATTTTATATGCGCAATGAGTTTTGCACAAGTTGCTCTTTAAGTAATTATTGTTGTTTATTGAACTCCAAAACTAtggaattgattaaaatgtgacgTCTAACTACCAATGCAAGGTGCCTAACTAATAGCAAGGCATTTGGCTACTAGGGTTTGGCTCTATAAAATATGTAATATGGTGAATTTCGAAAATCTCACATCATGAAGTAAATAGGAGGAGATAAGTTTTTCAGATACGTGAAAGCGGGACATGAGTGAATTTTATGGAAAAAGTAAAGGTTGCCTTAAACTTGGAGTTGTGCTAGTGAATTTAAATTCCttacaaaaaatatgttttctttTGTCATCTATTTAATGGTGACATACCGTAAAATGAGTAAACTTCTTTGCATTCTGGTAAAATATGTTACACATTTTAGCATGCCTGCAAGATATTTCAAACCATTCAATTCGGATGCAATTCTCAGAGCATGAACAACAGAAATGAAGTGGCAAAAAAACCACTTAAGCTAAATCTCAATTATCTTAATATCTAAACATCAAACTCAAAAAGAGAAAGATTAGCCAATTACTAAAGCTAAATCTCAGTCCCTAAAAAGGCTTAGCAGGTTCTGGATCAATGTAAGCAATTTCTTTATAGGATCCCAAACAGCAGAAAAATAATTCTGATGAAAGAGAACACTTAAAATTTGGAACACCAGTTACAGACCATAAACAATTGTCAACTGGACAAATGCAGTTTCAATTTATCCAATTTGAGGAATCAAATGCTACTTCTGAAGTGGAGGACAATATGTCAAAATGTCAGGGTCTCTCTCGAATTCAGTCATATCATTCTCATTCAAACCTAACCATGCTTCTATTCCATCACCATCTTTTGTGTCAAACAGACTAATTAATTCCATAGATCGATCCACAGAGCTCACTCAGAATGGCTTTCCCCAGCCAAAGTCGGCTTCATACCAGGGGAATCTGCACCAACTAGTCATAGCATAAATGTCCATTTTGTCTTTCTGACCAAACTTGTTTGAAAATTCTGTGTTATTTTTAACAACCATAGAGGTAATATCATCGATGCTTGCCTTACCAATGCCTACAGATGTGTTCCTTGATGCATTTCCTACCAAGTTAACAAAATCATTCAACTCTGTTCTTGATTTGTTAGCCTCGAGAGTAGCAATTCCAGACATCAAGAAATTCCCTAGAGCATGTTCTGTAGATGTTATCTTTGATTTTCCCCTCAAATTTATGGGAAAGAATAAAGTAGAGTCCCTTGATTGTCCATGTTTGGATGTGGAAATGCCCACTAGAATTCCATATTAACGACATAACCACCACCACTCGAGTAGGTTTTGTGAATGTGGCACTTGAGCCAATTTTGTCTTTCAGCTTTGCTATTGCTAAAGCATTAAACACAAACCTTCCTCTGGCAATCTTAGCGCCTCTGTTGGAAGGTGGTGAAGGCTGAGGTACTGATAGCACTCTTGTGGGAAAGAGCGATTGCAAGTGACCGAAGCTTGAGAGACAGCCCTTTGTCGTTCCTGTTTGGCTAATGTGTGCCCATTACGTGACAAATGTTGCTAACGTGAAAGCATCTGCTACGATGTGAGAAATTTGTATTCCAATGAATAGGCCTCCACAATTGAATATGTTTACTTGGATTCCAAGTAATGGGCTTGATGGAAGATCTGTTTTTGGAAGAAGATCATCCAAAAGCTCAACCATGGAAGAATCGCATTGACTTTGGTTTCAACatattcaacaccttcatcattGCAGTGAATTGAGAGGTCATCTTTTCTAAATCTTCCTGCTAGAGGGTAAAACTTGGCTAAGGTCTCAGCCAAAGATTTTTGCAGCTTATCATATCTTTCAGTGTTTTCTGCGCTGTTCCATTCACTGCTCGGCAAGTAGAAGTAGTGGAGTAGTACTGGTACATAGATACGACGAGCTAGCTGATCAAACAATGCAAGATTGAGGAACCAAAGGTGGTCTGGGGTAGGAGTTGAGGGCCTTACCGTTTTCCTTGTCTGAATTTGAATCTCCAACTTGGCCATAAGGATTGACTTGACAACCTGAAATCCACTACAGaaaaaaagacaaacaaaaagaGCTCTGAATTTTTCTTAATAAGgaaatatctaaaaataaaaaggggcaaaatttctggactagagttctttttatgttttgttgATTTCTGAATTTCAAGTTGTTCTTAAAATATTCCTCAGTCAACAGGTTCTCTTACAGAGGCCTAATCCCATCCTTAGACATGTTCCGCATTTCATCAACTTTGTACTAGTTGGCATTAGTTTATTCCCCTCGTTTGTAATGAACACGACATAAATTTCATAAAGAATTTAGGTGCTTTAATTATCATGTTTTGAATTTGCTCATTACAAAGGAATCTCATCCACAATCTCGAAAATATTCATGATGCATGTAACTTTCCTACAAGAGAACATGTGATTCAAACAAGGTAGATTAAATTTAGGTGCTTTAATTATCTTGTGCTGACTTTTCTCATTTACAACGGATTATTTCCAATCTCCAAAATATGCAACTGGCATGTATATTTACTTCAAGAGAACCTATAATCCATAGAAAGTGGATCAAACTCCAGCCATGGCGAAACCCAAAGCGGTCAAAATCACACTTTGCTGGTGATACTACTAGCTCCACTTCAAGCTCTCAcgagcaacaattattcaatgaCTCAAGCTTCACAGTAAATGTATTTTCAATGAATTGCTGTATCTTTCATTCTACTGTTATGTAAAACAACATTACCTGTCCTGATCAGTTCTAATATAAAGAAAGGCCAGAGAAAAATAACAAAGTCAACAACTTGCTACGATGTGAATTAACTGTTTTTAGATGATTTATTGCGACGAAATAAAAGTACAAATGTCTTTATCACGTTC
It encodes the following:
- the LOC107780053 gene encoding bifunctional riboflavin biosynthesis protein RIBA 1, chloroplastic-like (The RefSeq protein has 3 substitutions compared to this genomic sequence) gives rise to the protein MASINISLSSTCLSRSEALKNFKLFNGLHSGDVYSVNGVSSESFIRLNARAHFTIKNDFKIKSTFLSSEGDALSQSRGDSSLFSSLFTGTETQPDAVAFGTLAADVVPTTNGFPLDNDEFDLDRPTQGFSSVPEAIEDARQGKMVLVVDDEDRENEGDLVMAASKATPEAMAFFVRHGTGIVCVSMLEEDLERLQLPLMVNDKKNEEKLCTAFTVSVDAKHGTTTGVSAQDRATTVLALASGDSKPEDFNRPGHIFPLKYRPGGVLKRAGHTEASVDLAMLAGLDPVGVICEIVDEDGSMARLPKLRQFAKEHNLKIISVADLIRYRRKRDQLVEHASAARLPTMWGPFTAHCFKSIIDGIEHIAMVKGDIGDGQDILVRVHSECLTGDIFGSARCDCGNQLALAMQQIEAAGRGVLVYLRGHEGRGIGLGHKLRAYNLQDAGRDTVEANEELGCPVDSREYGNGAQMLRDLGVRTMKLMTNNPAKYRGLKGYGLAISGRVPLLCPITKENKKYLETKRAKMGHVYGLDLIRPATSTSTSTSNGKPSAENISTI